Proteins encoded within one genomic window of Tabrizicola piscis:
- a CDS encoding iron-containing alcohol dehydrogenase: MTVANHSVPNRNWSYPTAIKFGVGRIAELAEHAAGAGLKKPLLVTDKALASLPITANALDVLEKAGMGRAVFSDVDPNPNEANMTAGIAVYLAGGHDGVICFGGGSALDLGKMIALMAHQRKDLSVWDLEDIDDWYTRADASKIAPIIAVPTTAGTGSEVGRAGVLTNSTTHKKKIIFHPKLMPVVTICDPALTVGMPKFITAGTGMDALAHCLEAYSSPFYHPMSQGIALEGMRLVFENLPRVYGTPDDLDARAHMMSAAAMGAVAFQKGLGAIHSLSHPVGAVYGTHHGTTNAVVMPMVLDFNRPAIETRIEAAAAYLGIKGGFDGFKARIMDLRAMLAIPANLTAMGVKASDLDMLTEMALEDPSCGGNPIAMTAQNTRALYEACL, encoded by the coding sequence ATGACTGTTGCAAATCACTCCGTTCCCAATCGCAACTGGTCCTACCCGACCGCCATCAAGTTCGGCGTCGGCCGGATTGCCGAACTGGCCGAACATGCCGCCGGGGCGGGCCTCAAGAAGCCGCTTCTGGTGACTGACAAGGCCCTTGCCAGCCTGCCGATCACCGCCAATGCTTTGGACGTGCTGGAAAAGGCGGGGATGGGCCGGGCGGTGTTTTCCGACGTGGACCCGAACCCGAATGAAGCGAACATGACCGCCGGGATCGCGGTTTATCTGGCCGGGGGCCATGACGGCGTGATCTGCTTTGGCGGGGGGTCCGCGCTTGACCTTGGCAAGATGATCGCCCTGATGGCGCATCAGCGGAAAGACCTGAGCGTCTGGGACCTTGAGGATATCGACGACTGGTACACCCGCGCTGACGCCTCCAAGATCGCGCCGATCATCGCAGTGCCGACGACCGCGGGGACCGGCAGCGAAGTGGGCCGGGCGGGGGTGCTGACCAACAGCACAACCCACAAGAAGAAGATCATCTTTCACCCCAAGCTGATGCCCGTCGTCACGATCTGTGACCCGGCCCTGACCGTGGGGATGCCGAAGTTCATCACCGCTGGCACCGGCATGGACGCGCTGGCCCATTGTCTTGAGGCCTATAGCTCGCCCTTCTACCATCCGATGTCGCAGGGCATTGCGCTGGAAGGCATGCGGCTGGTGTTTGAAAACCTGCCCCGCGTCTATGGCACGCCCGATGATCTGGACGCCCGCGCGCATATGATGTCGGCTGCCGCGATGGGTGCGGTCGCGTTCCAGAAAGGGCTGGGGGCAATTCATTCGCTGTCCCACCCGGTCGGCGCGGTTTACGGCACGCATCACGGTACGACGAATGCCGTCGTCATGCCCATGGTGCTGGACTTCAACCGCCCGGCGATCGAGACGCGGATTGAGGCGGCGGCGGCCTATCTTGGCATCAAGGGCGGGTTTGACGGCTTCAAGGCGCGGATCATGGACCTGCGCGCCATGCTGGCCATTCCGGCGAACCTGACGGCGATGGGCGTGAAAGCCAGCGATCTGGACATGCTGACCGAAATGGCACTGGAAGACCCGTCCTGCGGCGGAAACCCGATTGCGATGACGGCCCAGAATACGCGGGCGCTGTATGAGGCTTGCCTCTGA
- a CDS encoding NAD(P)/FAD-dependent oxidoreductase translates to MTLRERTEIAVIGAGVVGLTIALELADAGRDVVLVDPGQPGMGASYGNAGTIAGYAVNPVGTPAVLRSLPSLMFSRTSPLAIRHTALPSLMPWLLRFLWQSLPAQAERNARAIAALVSGAGERWDDLALRVAGAGILQRRGCLYLYETPQAFAAAEAEMAPRRALGVPVELIGPDKLAEMEPGLPKGMGGAAHFTGATFLDDPGRMMGLIAAAALTKARHLQARADTITRGLDGVVVEGPGLHLHARKVIIAAGAQSRALAAQVGDRIPLDTERGYHVEWDMAEPLLSRPTCPTARGFYFCPMAGRLRVAGTVELGGLRLPPSPHRVRKLVEGARAFFPELGTPDRDWMGFRPSLPDSLPVIGPSSAGPEVIHAFGHGHLGVTLAPITARIVADLLAGRQPPINLAPYLPGRF, encoded by the coding sequence ATGACACTCCGTGAAAGAACCGAAATCGCCGTGATCGGCGCAGGCGTGGTGGGGCTGACCATTGCGCTGGAGCTGGCCGATGCCGGGCGCGACGTCGTGCTGGTTGATCCCGGTCAGCCCGGAATGGGCGCAAGCTACGGCAATGCGGGCACCATCGCGGGCTATGCGGTCAACCCGGTCGGGACGCCTGCCGTCTTGCGGTCGCTGCCGTCGCTCATGTTCAGCCGGACCTCGCCACTGGCCATCCGCCATACGGCCTTGCCCAGCCTGATGCCATGGTTGCTGCGCTTTCTGTGGCAGTCACTGCCGGCGCAGGCGGAGCGGAACGCGCGGGCGATTGCGGCGCTGGTGTCCGGCGCGGGCGAGCGTTGGGATGACCTGGCCCTGCGGGTGGCGGGGGCAGGCATCCTGCAACGCCGGGGCTGCCTTTATCTTTACGAAACGCCCCAAGCCTTTGCCGCCGCCGAGGCCGAGATGGCCCCGCGCCGCGCGCTTGGGGTGCCGGTCGAGCTGATCGGTCCGGACAAGCTGGCGGAGATGGAGCCTGGGCTGCCAAAGGGCATGGGCGGGGCGGCCCATTTCACGGGCGCGACCTTTCTGGACGATCCGGGCCGGATGATGGGGCTGATCGCAGCGGCAGCCTTGACCAAGGCGCGGCATCTGCAGGCACGGGCCGACACCATCACCCGCGGGCTGGATGGCGTGGTGGTTGAAGGGCCGGGGCTGCACCTGCATGCGCGCAAGGTCATCATCGCGGCTGGCGCACAGTCCCGCGCGCTTGCAGCACAGGTCGGTGATCGGATCCCGCTGGATACCGAACGTGGCTACCATGTCGAATGGGACATGGCTGAACCCCTGCTCAGCCGTCCCACCTGCCCCACCGCGCGCGGGTTCTACTTTTGCCCGATGGCGGGCCGCTTGCGGGTGGCAGGCACGGTCGAACTGGGCGGGTTGCGCCTGCCGCCGTCACCCCATCGGGTGCGCAAACTGGTTGAAGGGGCGCGGGCGTTCTTTCCGGAACTCGGCACGCCTGACCGCGACTGGATGGGATTTCGGCCAAGCCTGCCCGACAGCCTGCCTGTGATCGGGCCATCGTCGGCTGGGCCCGAGGTGATTCACGCCTTTGGCCACGGGCATCTGGGGGTGACTCTGGCTCCGATCACCGCGCGAATCGTCGCGGACCTTCTGGCCGGTCGCCAGCCACCCATCAACCTTGCGCCCTATCTGCCAGGACGGTTCTGA
- a CDS encoding 2-hydroxyacid dehydrogenase: MPAPRLTVVVTRRLPEAVETRMKELFDVELRDPDTPMSRDDLASAMRRADVLVPTITDTIDAALLAQAGDKLKLIANYGAGVDHIDVATARQRGVIVSNTPGVVTEDTADMVLALILAVTRRIPEGLQVMQSGTWAGWSPMALLGGRLGGRRLGILGMGRIGQAVARRARAFGLQVHYHNRKRLRPEIEAEHEATYWESLDQMIARMDILSINCPHTPATFHLLNARRLRLMKPSAVVVNTSRGEVVDENALTRALRAGELAGAGLDVYERGTDLNPRLRELPNVVCLPHMGSATIEGRIEMGEKVIINIKTFADGHRPPDQVVPGQF, translated from the coding sequence ATGCCTGCCCCCCGCCTGACTGTGGTCGTGACGCGACGCCTGCCCGAAGCGGTTGAGACGCGGATGAAAGAACTGTTCGACGTCGAACTGCGCGACCCGGACACCCCGATGTCGCGCGATGATCTGGCTTCAGCGATGCGCCGCGCCGATGTTCTGGTGCCGACGATCACCGATACCATCGACGCGGCCCTGTTGGCACAGGCCGGGGACAAGCTGAAGCTGATCGCCAACTACGGCGCCGGGGTTGACCATATCGACGTGGCCACCGCCCGCCAGCGCGGAGTGATCGTGTCCAACACACCCGGCGTGGTTACCGAAGACACCGCCGACATGGTGCTGGCGCTGATCCTTGCCGTCACCCGCCGCATTCCCGAAGGCCTGCAGGTGATGCAGTCCGGCACATGGGCGGGTTGGTCGCCGATGGCGCTTTTGGGCGGGCGGTTGGGGGGGCGGCGTCTGGGCATCCTTGGCATGGGGCGGATTGGTCAGGCCGTGGCCCGCCGCGCCCGCGCCTTTGGCCTTCAGGTCCATTATCACAACCGCAAGCGCCTGCGCCCCGAGATCGAGGCAGAGCACGAGGCGACCTATTGGGAAAGCCTGGACCAGATGATCGCCCGGATGGACATCCTTTCGATCAACTGCCCGCACACCCCTGCCACGTTCCACCTGCTCAACGCGCGGCGGTTGCGGCTGATGAAACCCAGCGCTGTCGTGGTCAATACCAGCCGGGGCGAGGTGGTGGACGAAAACGCCCTGACTCGCGCCCTGCGGGCAGGCGAACTCGCGGGCGCAGGTCTTGATGTCTATGAGCGGGGCACCGACCTCAACCCCAGATTGCGCGAACTGCCGAATGTTGTCTGCCTGCCGCACATGGGATCCGCCACAATCGAAGGGCGAATCGAGATGGGTGAAAAGGTGATTATCAACATCAAGACCTTCGCAGATGGTCACCGTCCGCCGGATCAAGTGGTGCCCGGACAGTTCTGA
- a CDS encoding TetR/AcrR family transcriptional regulator, with protein sequence MEPALRRAYRRESEETRRADLIAATQELVAEGGPEAATVRAIAARAGVTAGLIRHYFHTKDELTRAAYLSLMDGMTAKGSDALEGVGAAPEERLAAFVSASLRPPVLDVGAVVLWAGYMHKVRTDPELKTVHEAAYLAYRDMLQSLIAALPRSASDAQLRAEAIACNGLIDGLWVEGSILSHAFAPGEIVTIGLRSVGAILGVDLIAHSAMLPDPGKILP encoded by the coding sequence ATGGAACCCGCCCTCCGCCGCGCCTATCGCCGTGAAAGCGAAGAGACCCGCCGCGCCGACCTGATCGCCGCCACGCAAGAGCTGGTAGCCGAAGGCGGGCCGGAGGCTGCGACCGTGCGCGCCATTGCCGCGCGGGCCGGGGTGACAGCGGGCCTGATCCGCCACTACTTCCATACCAAGGACGAACTGACCCGGGCCGCCTACCTGTCCTTGATGGACGGGATGACGGCCAAAGGATCGGATGCGCTTGAAGGCGTCGGCGCCGCGCCAGAGGAACGTCTGGCCGCCTTCGTGTCGGCCTCGCTGCGGCCCCCTGTGCTGGACGTGGGGGCTGTGGTTCTTTGGGCAGGCTACATGCACAAGGTCCGCACCGACCCGGAACTCAAGACCGTTCACGAAGCCGCCTACCTCGCCTATCGCGACATGCTGCAATCGTTGATCGCCGCCCTGCCCCGCAGTGCTTCAGACGCCCAGTTGCGCGCCGAGGCGATTGCCTGCAACGGGCTGATCGACGGGCTGTGGGTGGAAGGCTCCATCCTGTCGCACGCCTTTGCCCCGGGTGAGATCGTGACCATCGGCCTGCGGTCGGTGGGCGCGATCCTTGGGGTCGACCTTATCGCCCACTCCGCCATGCTGCCCGATCCCGGAAAGATACTGCCATGA
- a CDS encoding aldehyde dehydrogenase family protein — MKPIQLISPVDGQVYAERMPLTHEAAKAAVAAAKAAQKGWAARPLAERIALVKAGVAKLNEMKDVVVEEIAWQMGRPTRFGGEFGGVNARTEYMSEIAAATLAPQMVEDSDKFRRYIARDPVGVVFIVAPWNYPYLTTINTLVPALIAGNTVILKHASQTMLVGERLAEAFHAAGVPADVFQNVVLDHATTEALIAARSFGFVNFTGSVAGGQAMERAAAGTFTPLGLELGGKDPGYVRADANLDAAVDTLMDGAMYNAGQCCCGIERIYVHESLYDAFVEKAVAWVKALKLGNPFDADSTLGPMANKRFAKVVRDQIAEAVAKGAKALIDPALFPADDGGAYLAPQVLVNVDHSMRVMMEESFGPVVGIMKVKDDAEALRLMNDSPYGLTASIWTQDYDTAAKLGEQVETGTVFMNRADYLDPALCWTGCKDTGRGGSLSYLGFHSVTRPKSYHLKKV, encoded by the coding sequence ATGAAACCTATCCAACTGATTTCCCCCGTTGACGGCCAGGTCTACGCCGAACGGATGCCCCTGACGCATGAGGCCGCGAAGGCCGCCGTTGCCGCCGCCAAGGCCGCGCAAAAGGGCTGGGCTGCCCGCCCGCTGGCCGAGCGGATTGCGCTGGTCAAGGCCGGTGTCGCAAAGCTGAACGAGATGAAGGATGTGGTGGTTGAAGAAATCGCCTGGCAGATGGGCCGCCCCACCCGCTTTGGCGGCGAATTCGGCGGGGTGAATGCCCGGACCGAGTATATGTCCGAGATCGCCGCCGCGACCCTTGCGCCGCAGATGGTGGAAGACAGCGACAAGTTCCGCCGCTACATCGCCCGCGACCCGGTTGGCGTGGTCTTCATCGTGGCGCCGTGGAATTACCCGTACCTCACCACGATCAACACGCTGGTCCCCGCCCTGATCGCCGGGAATACGGTGATCCTGAAGCACGCGAGCCAGACCATGCTTGTCGGCGAGCGTCTGGCCGAGGCGTTCCATGCCGCCGGTGTCCCCGCCGATGTGTTCCAGAACGTCGTCCTTGACCACGCCACGACCGAGGCGCTGATCGCGGCGCGGTCCTTCGGGTTCGTGAACTTCACCGGGTCCGTCGCGGGCGGGCAGGCGATGGAACGCGCGGCGGCGGGCACGTTCACTCCGCTTGGGCTGGAGCTTGGCGGCAAGGACCCGGGCTATGTCCGCGCCGATGCGAACCTTGACGCGGCGGTGGATACGCTGATGGACGGGGCGATGTACAACGCCGGCCAGTGCTGCTGCGGGATCGAGCGGATCTATGTCCATGAATCGCTTTACGATGCCTTCGTCGAAAAGGCGGTGGCTTGGGTCAAGGCGTTGAAGCTGGGCAACCCGTTTGACGCGGACAGCACCCTTGGCCCGATGGCCAACAAGCGGTTTGCCAAGGTGGTGCGCGACCAGATTGCCGAGGCTGTGGCGAAGGGTGCCAAGGCGCTGATCGACCCGGCCCTGTTCCCCGCCGATGACGGGGGCGCCTACCTTGCGCCGCAAGTGCTTGTGAACGTTGACCATTCCATGCGGGTGATGATGGAGGAGAGCTTCGGCCCCGTCGTCGGCATCATGAAGGTCAAGGACGATGCCGAGGCGCTGCGACTGATGAACGATTCGCCCTATGGCCTGACCGCCAGCATCTGGACGCAGGACTATGACACGGCGGCAAAACTGGGCGAGCAGGTGGAAACCGGAACGGTGTTCATGAACCGGGCCGATTACCTTGACCCGGCCTTGTGCTGGACCGGTTGCAAGGATACCGGGCGGGGCGGATCGCTGTCCTATCTTGGGTTCCATTCGGTGACCCGTCCGAAATCCTATCACCTGAAGAAGGTCTGA
- a CDS encoding cation diffusion facilitator family transporter, with protein MSKSTDTMRNRLRLAISAGLASVLVAAVLVALKLWALAETGALSIAASLADSAMDLMMSLGAAVAIVYAALPADEDHAFGHTSAEDLAALAQSAFILVSAGVIGWAAVARLIAPAPPVLASEGRGMLVMAVSVVLTLALVWWQGRVAKATGSKVVAADRLHYLGDLLPSLGAIGALWVSGTHGIGSVDAVVALAASVVMVLGAARIGKGAWDALMDRAADQAIVDGIAAITRDWPGVRGFHDLKTRTAGSRVFVNLHIELDGHQTLREAHDIGAGLRRAILEAYPETDVIIHKDVHHG; from the coding sequence ATGAGCAAATCGACTGACACAATGCGCAACCGGCTGCGGCTGGCAATCTCGGCCGGGCTTGCGTCGGTGCTGGTTGCGGCGGTGCTGGTGGCGCTGAAGCTTTGGGCGCTGGCGGAAACCGGGGCTTTGTCGATTGCCGCGTCGCTGGCCGACAGTGCGATGGACCTGATGATGTCGCTGGGCGCGGCGGTGGCCATCGTCTACGCCGCCCTTCCCGCGGATGAGGATCACGCCTTTGGCCATACCTCGGCCGAAGATCTGGCCGCACTGGCGCAGTCGGCCTTCATTCTGGTGTCGGCCGGGGTGATCGGCTGGGCGGCTGTCGCAAGGCTGATTGCTCCGGCCCCGCCGGTTCTGGCGTCGGAAGGGCGGGGGATGCTGGTGATGGCAGTGTCAGTCGTGCTGACGCTGGCGCTGGTCTGGTGGCAGGGCCGCGTCGCAAAGGCCACTGGCAGCAAGGTGGTTGCGGCGGACCGGCTGCACTATCTGGGGGACCTTTTGCCCAGCCTTGGTGCGATTGGCGCGCTGTGGGTTTCGGGGACGCATGGCATCGGGTCGGTCGACGCGGTGGTGGCGCTGGCGGCATCGGTCGTGATGGTGCTGGGGGCCGCCCGGATCGGCAAGGGCGCATGGGACGCGCTGATGGACCGGGCGGCGGATCAGGCGATTGTAGACGGCATTGCCGCCATCACCCGCGACTGGCCCGGCGTGCGCGGGTTTCACGACCTCAAGACCCGGACGGCGGGCAGCCGGGTTTTCGTCAACCTGCATATCGAACTTGACGGCCACCAGACCCTGCGCGAGGCGCATGACATCGGCGCTGGCCTGCGCCGGGCCATCCTTGAGGCCTATCCAGAGACCGACGTGATCATTCACAAGGACGTGCATCACGGTTGA
- a CDS encoding SH3 domain-containing protein — protein MRRFNRILAIMLALGATVSGAVLMAQETETETAAEAPKSQPEKPPEKQCQPDVGCVTNLPLPRYVSLKGSEGNARRGPGLTHRIDWVFTRAGMPLKITAEFENWRRVEDNEGAGGWVHYSLLSGVRTVLVTLDMAEFRDAPSETATVVAQAEMGVIGRVQACTLDWCRVALDGQRGWVQKSAVWGVKSDEQID, from the coding sequence ATGCGGCGGTTCAACAGGATTCTGGCAATAATGCTGGCGCTTGGCGCTACGGTTTCCGGTGCCGTGCTTATGGCGCAAGAGACCGAGACTGAGACCGCAGCCGAGGCGCCTAAGAGCCAACCCGAAAAGCCCCCGGAAAAGCAGTGCCAGCCCGATGTGGGCTGTGTGACGAACCTGCCGTTGCCGCGCTACGTCTCGTTGAAGGGCAGCGAGGGGAATGCCCGGCGCGGGCCCGGGCTTACCCACCGGATCGACTGGGTCTTTACCCGTGCGGGAATGCCCCTGAAGATTACTGCCGAGTTCGAAAACTGGCGCCGGGTCGAAGATAACGAAGGCGCGGGCGGCTGGGTGCATTATTCGCTGCTGTCGGGCGTGCGGACCGTGCTGGTCACCTTGGACATGGCCGAATTCCGCGATGCCCCTTCTGAAACCGCAACCGTCGTGGCCCAGGCCGAGATGGGCGTGATCGGCAGGGTCCAAGCCTGCACCCTGGACTGGTGTCGCGTCGCCTTGGACGGGCAGCGCGGCTGGGTGCAGAAGTCCGCGGTCTGGGGGGTGAAATCCGATGAGCAAATCGACTGA